The Fluviicola sp. genome contains a region encoding:
- a CDS encoding AMP nucleosidase, giving the protein MKTKSEIVNNWLPRYTGEELKNFGEYILICNFLNYVEKFADMYEVDIIGKNKPMQCATAHGITIINFGMGSASAATVMDLLSAIKPKAVLFLGKCGGLKNKSEVGDLILPIAAIRGEGTSNDYFPTEVPALPAFALQKAISTTIRDAGFDYWTGTCYTTNRRVWEHDDKFKEYLSSIRAMAIDMETATIFMVGFANKIPTGALLLVSDQPMTPEGVKTSESDSKVTAGFVDKHLMIGIDSLKQLINNGHTVKHLRF; this is encoded by the coding sequence ATGAAAACAAAATCAGAAATCGTAAACAACTGGCTTCCCCGTTATACCGGAGAGGAATTAAAAAATTTCGGAGAATACATTCTTATCTGCAATTTCCTGAATTACGTGGAAAAATTTGCGGATATGTACGAGGTGGATATCATTGGTAAAAACAAACCCATGCAATGCGCAACGGCTCATGGAATTACCATTATCAATTTCGGGATGGGAAGTGCTTCTGCTGCAACGGTCATGGACTTATTGTCGGCGATCAAACCCAAAGCGGTCCTTTTCCTGGGAAAATGTGGTGGTCTGAAAAACAAAAGTGAAGTCGGGGATCTGATCCTGCCGATTGCAGCTATTCGCGGAGAAGGAACGAGTAATGACTATTTCCCAACGGAAGTGCCTGCACTACCTGCCTTTGCCTTGCAAAAAGCGATTTCTACCACGATCCGTGATGCCGGTTTCGACTATTGGACAGGAACCTGCTATACAACCAACCGCAGAGTTTGGGAACACGATGATAAGTTCAAGGAATACCTGAGCAGCATTCGTGCAATGGCGATCGATATGGAAACGGCTACGATCTTCATGGTCGGGTTCGCCAATAAGATTCCGACTGGTGCATTGCTTTTGGTCAGCGATCAGCCGATGACACCGGAAGGAGTGAAAACCAGCGAAAGCGATTCGAAAGTAACCGCTGGATTTGTGGATAAACACCTGATGATCGGGATTGATTCCCTGAAACAGTTGATCAATAACGGACATACCGTGAAACACTTGCGCTTCTAG
- a CDS encoding family 20 glycosylhydrolase, which produces MKITLVGLLFFFTTQLSAQHSLVFPQPSNVEQTADKFVFNGRLLVDKAQIPSELFPYLQQLFGRQFIHLELSSAKDATIRLKQIQTFVYTEGYQLAVNNSGIDIEYSSTESLRNAFQTLNQLIQNPKDIAGVRISDQPTYAYRGVHLDCSRHFFSIRELMKFIDQLAKLKFNRFHWHLTDDQGWRIEIKKYPKLTSVGAWRDSTLIGHFSKQPAEWDHTKYGGFYTQEEAKILVEYARIRGIEIIPEIEMPGHASAAIAAYPELSCTEKQIPVVGTWGVFDDVFCSQEKTRSFLKDVLDEIIDIFPSQVIHIGGDECPKVNWEKCPKCKAVMTENHLNNSHELQSFFIRDIENYVNSKGRTIIGWDEILEGGLAPNAQVMSWQGMEGGIAAAKLKHQVVMTPTSYCYFDYYQSGHPSEPLAIGGYLPLEKVYQFDPVKGLDDEYKRYILGGQANLWTEYLPTIQAVEYSAFPRLVAMAEVLWNKSKVPYADFVEALSANYLAQLRNDGVRYSTSFLDPKLEIRPSQKGVGFDLIKPVEDVVFTVNNEIVTGITIGRTDQVQEHRFIVHSNIGDQELRVCDYTFTSHLALGKRIRFDTEPHEKYNHNGDFGLTDGVVGKKPWKGNEWLGFNNDTIRFTLDLEELTSFTAIQIETLNDPGSWIYRPERFVIQLSKDGRKFKTAKKSKLTGDLIQLKKKMKARYVKVSIFNKELIPPGQTGAGFTPWTFINEIILTK; this is translated from the coding sequence ATGAAAATTACGCTTGTTGGTTTGTTGTTCTTTTTTACAACCCAATTATCAGCTCAGCACAGCCTCGTATTCCCACAGCCATCCAACGTGGAACAAACGGCAGATAAATTCGTGTTCAACGGCCGTTTACTGGTCGACAAAGCACAAATTCCCTCCGAACTGTTTCCCTATTTGCAGCAATTGTTCGGAAGACAATTCATCCACCTGGAATTGAGTTCAGCGAAGGATGCCACCATTCGCCTGAAGCAGATCCAGACCTTTGTGTATACCGAAGGGTACCAGCTTGCGGTAAACAATTCGGGGATCGATATTGAATACAGCAGTACGGAAAGTTTGCGGAATGCCTTTCAAACCCTGAACCAGCTGATTCAAAATCCGAAAGATATTGCCGGTGTCCGCATTTCCGATCAACCCACGTATGCTTACAGAGGTGTTCACCTGGATTGCAGCCGTCACTTTTTCTCCATCCGGGAACTGATGAAATTCATAGACCAGCTGGCAAAACTCAAGTTCAACCGGTTCCACTGGCATTTGACAGACGACCAGGGCTGGCGGATCGAGATTAAAAAATACCCGAAACTGACAAGCGTCGGAGCGTGGAGAGACAGTACACTGATCGGTCATTTCAGCAAGCAACCCGCAGAATGGGATCATACGAAATACGGTGGTTTTTACACGCAGGAAGAAGCGAAGATATTGGTGGAATATGCACGTATTCGCGGAATTGAAATCATCCCTGAAATAGAAATGCCCGGACATGCCAGTGCGGCTATTGCTGCATACCCGGAACTTAGCTGCACGGAAAAGCAGATTCCGGTAGTTGGTACCTGGGGCGTTTTCGACGATGTCTTCTGCAGCCAGGAGAAAACACGTTCATTCCTGAAAGATGTACTCGACGAAATCATCGACATTTTCCCTTCGCAGGTCATCCACATCGGCGGCGACGAATGCCCGAAGGTCAACTGGGAGAAATGCCCGAAATGTAAAGCGGTAATGACAGAAAATCACCTGAACAACAGCCATGAACTGCAGAGCTTTTTCATCCGCGACATCGAAAACTACGTGAACTCAAAAGGACGTACCATTATCGGTTGGGATGAAATCCTGGAAGGCGGGCTCGCTCCGAATGCGCAAGTGATGTCGTGGCAGGGAATGGAAGGCGGAATTGCAGCTGCCAAATTGAAACACCAGGTAGTCATGACTCCGACTTCCTATTGTTATTTTGATTATTACCAGAGCGGGCATCCTTCGGAGCCATTAGCAATCGGTGGGTATCTTCCTTTGGAGAAAGTCTATCAATTCGATCCGGTCAAAGGATTGGACGATGAATACAAACGCTACATTTTGGGCGGACAGGCTAATCTCTGGACGGAATACCTGCCCACTATCCAGGCTGTTGAATACAGTGCATTCCCAAGACTGGTTGCCATGGCGGAAGTGTTGTGGAATAAAAGCAAAGTTCCCTACGCGGATTTCGTGGAAGCATTGTCCGCAAACTACCTGGCACAGTTGCGCAACGACGGTGTGCGGTATTCCACTTCCTTCCTGGACCCGAAACTGGAGATCCGGCCTTCCCAAAAGGGTGTCGGCTTTGATTTGATCAAACCGGTAGAGGATGTTGTTTTTACCGTTAATAATGAAATCGTCACCGGGATCACTATCGGGCGGACGGATCAGGTGCAGGAACACCGTTTCATCGTTCATTCCAATATCGGCGACCAGGAATTGCGGGTATGCGACTATACCTTTACTTCGCACCTGGCCCTGGGAAAACGCATCCGCTTTGATACCGAACCGCATGAAAAATACAATCACAACGGTGATTTCGGGTTAACGGATGGCGTTGTAGGAAAGAAACCGTGGAAAGGAAACGAGTGGCTCGGATTCAATAATGACACGATCAGATTTACACTCGACCTGGAAGAACTGACTTCTTTCACCGCTATTCAAATCGAAACACTGAATGATCCGGGATCGTGGATCTATCGCCCGGAAAGGTTTGTCATTCAACTCAGCAAAGACGGCAGGAAATTCAAAACGGCTAAAAAATCGAAATTGACCGGCGACCTCATCCAATTGAAGAAAAAAATGAAAGCGCGTTACGTGAAGGTATCGATCTTCAATAAAGAATTGATTCCTCCCGGGCAAACCGGCGCAGGTTTTACACCGTGGACATTTATCAACGAAATTATTCTGACCAAATGA
- a CDS encoding reprolysin-like metallopeptidase produces MKRRILLSGVFFLGVSLCSVAFSQANKLPKGTWKMISESEIAPSGTRYIKPTKFLTFKLDVSKMHQVLSQAKRIDDPNYIPVFIELPKPDGTVGSYQVHENETMSPGLAAQFPEIRSYDGIAMDNSGEVVKFDLTPQGFHAMTLIPGKSTVFIDPYSFGGGDIEHYVVYSRADYTTDKVFTCQVEAELGTEIKGANDGIVKSFGNCTKRTYRLALAATAEYTTFQGGTVALAQAAQVTTMNRVNGVYMRDLAVTLTIIPNNNLLIYTNASTDPYTNGNPGSMINQNQTNVTSVIGSANYDIGHVFGTNSGGLAGLGVVCNSGQKASGVTGSGAPVGDAFDIDYVAHEMGHEFSGNHSFRGNAGSCSGNANGPTAMEPGSGSSIMAYAGICSPQDVQPHSDDNFHGVNMNEMHIFINGSGNSCAVSTPIPAQSAPVISGTVGSVTIPASTPFALTATATDADGDVLTYCWEQMDNQNSTQPPVGTSTNGPNFRSRTPSTSGTRYFPSIASLMSGGPFTWEVLPTVSRTMNFRCTVRDNEANGGCNDHADLVITTTASAGPFIVNYPTASGISWPGNSTQTVTWSVANTNVAPVACANVDVMISTDGGATFSVIANDVPNDGSQVITVPNTATTTAIIMVMCENGTFFDVSNNVFAITAATNDYTLNFQNSTVSACQGTDAVFTVVVGQIGSYSDPVTLSATGNPAGTTVTFTPNPATPGTNATMTISNTAGATPGTYSLTANGTSTSGAHFANGTVLISTSGVVAATLTSPANAATSVPVSPNMTWTNPGVGVQYNITIASDAGFTTVVESATGLTSPNYTATLLSPATTYYWKVETLNSCSAPAASATFSFTTASCMTFNATNVPVTISASGTPTVTSTLSIAAGGTINDLDVVNLAGTHSWINDLTVTLTSPAGTVVTLWDQICDDEDNFNVNFDDEAAPGALPCPPVGGGTYQAQDLLSAFDGENMSGVWTLTISDAVNQDGGSLSSWGLQICYTPAAPCTPPTAATIGGSTTICPGGSTTLSVTAGTLNDATNWQWYSGSCGGTAVGSGTSINVSTAGTYFVRGEGGCVTGGTCTSVAVTQTTLNLNTTVAGTTISSAQGTATYQWINCTTNTPISGANGQSYIATANGSYAVIVTRNGCTDTSACVNITNLGIDDLNFEDVSVYPNPTNGKITVSFNKEVNLKSFVIRDVTGRLIREEKPQTTSGITFDISTEAQGVYFLNIEVGGSIQSFKLIKN; encoded by the coding sequence ATGAAAAGAAGAATACTACTCTCCGGCGTATTTTTCCTTGGCGTATCTCTGTGTTCTGTGGCTTTCTCACAAGCTAACAAGCTGCCAAAAGGTACCTGGAAAATGATCTCGGAAAGCGAAATCGCTCCAAGCGGTACGCGCTACATCAAGCCGACGAAATTCTTAACCTTTAAACTGGATGTTTCCAAAATGCACCAGGTTTTGTCGCAGGCTAAGCGCATAGATGATCCGAATTACATCCCGGTTTTTATTGAACTTCCGAAACCGGATGGTACGGTCGGGTCTTATCAGGTCCATGAAAACGAAACAATGTCTCCGGGATTGGCTGCACAATTTCCTGAAATCCGTTCCTATGATGGTATAGCGATGGACAATTCGGGAGAAGTAGTGAAGTTTGACCTGACTCCACAAGGTTTCCATGCGATGACTTTGATTCCGGGAAAATCGACTGTGTTTATTGATCCGTATTCCTTTGGAGGAGGCGATATCGAACATTACGTGGTTTATTCCAGGGCAGATTATACAACGGACAAAGTATTTACATGTCAGGTAGAAGCAGAGCTTGGTACGGAAATCAAAGGTGCAAATGACGGAATTGTAAAAAGTTTCGGGAACTGTACCAAACGTACTTACCGCCTGGCTTTGGCTGCTACTGCCGAATACACGACCTTCCAGGGTGGAACCGTTGCGTTGGCACAAGCTGCACAGGTAACAACGATGAACCGCGTAAATGGTGTTTACATGCGTGATCTGGCAGTTACACTGACCATTATCCCGAACAACAACTTGTTGATCTATACGAACGCATCGACAGATCCTTATACCAACGGGAACCCGGGTTCCATGATCAATCAGAATCAAACGAATGTAACATCGGTAATCGGTTCTGCGAACTACGATATCGGTCACGTATTCGGAACGAATTCCGGAGGTTTGGCAGGTTTGGGAGTCGTTTGTAACTCCGGCCAAAAGGCGAGTGGTGTTACCGGTTCCGGTGCTCCCGTAGGTGATGCATTTGATATTGACTATGTGGCACACGAAATGGGTCACGAATTTTCAGGAAACCATAGTTTCAGAGGAAATGCTGGTTCATGCAGCGGAAATGCAAACGGTCCTACTGCTATGGAACCGGGTTCCGGTAGTTCGATCATGGCATATGCCGGAATTTGCTCTCCTCAGGATGTTCAGCCACATTCCGATGACAATTTCCATGGAGTAAACATGAACGAAATGCATATTTTCATCAACGGAAGTGGAAATTCATGTGCTGTTTCAACTCCGATTCCTGCTCAAAGTGCTCCGGTAATTTCAGGAACCGTAGGATCAGTAACGATTCCTGCAAGCACTCCTTTCGCATTGACTGCAACTGCAACAGACGCTGACGGAGACGTATTGACCTACTGCTGGGAACAGATGGACAACCAAAACTCCACGCAACCACCGGTAGGAACATCTACCAACGGGCCGAATTTCCGTTCCAGAACTCCTTCTACCAGCGGAACACGTTATTTCCCTTCGATTGCCAGCTTAATGTCGGGCGGGCCGTTTACCTGGGAAGTACTTCCTACGGTAAGCAGAACTATGAACTTCCGTTGTACGGTCAGAGATAATGAAGCAAACGGTGGTTGTAACGATCATGCTGATCTGGTGATCACAACAACAGCATCGGCAGGGCCTTTTATCGTGAATTACCCGACAGCTTCAGGAATTTCCTGGCCGGGGAACTCCACACAAACAGTAACGTGGTCGGTAGCCAATACAAACGTTGCACCGGTTGCCTGTGCAAATGTAGACGTCATGATTTCTACAGACGGCGGGGCTACTTTTTCCGTAATTGCGAATGATGTTCCGAATGACGGATCGCAGGTGATTACCGTACCAAATACTGCTACAACAACTGCGATCATCATGGTGATGTGTGAAAACGGAACATTCTTCGACGTTTCAAACAATGTATTCGCTATTACAGCAGCAACAAACGATTATACGCTGAACTTCCAGAACTCCACAGTATCGGCTTGTCAGGGAACTGACGCCGTATTTACGGTAGTGGTAGGTCAAATCGGTTCGTACTCAGATCCGGTAACTTTATCTGCAACAGGTAACCCGGCAGGAACAACCGTAACATTTACGCCGAACCCTGCAACTCCGGGAACAAATGCTACGATGACGATTTCCAATACAGCGGGAGCAACTCCGGGAACATATTCTTTAACGGCAAACGGAACGTCTACTTCCGGAGCACATTTTGCAAACGGAACGGTTCTGATTTCTACGAGCGGTGTAGTTGCTGCTACTTTAACAAGTCCGGCAAACGCTGCAACAAGTGTTCCTGTGAGCCCGAACATGACCTGGACAAACCCGGGTGTTGGTGTTCAGTATAACATTACTATCGCTTCAGATGCCGGATTCACAACAGTTGTAGAAAGTGCAACGGGATTAACTTCTCCGAACTATACAGCCACTTTGTTAAGTCCGGCAACAACTTATTACTGGAAAGTCGAAACATTGAATTCCTGCTCTGCTCCTGCAGCATCTGCAACATTCTCGTTTACGACTGCTTCCTGTATGACGTTTAACGCTACAAACGTACCGGTAACCATTTCCGCTTCGGGAACACCGACTGTAACTTCTACTTTGTCTATTGCAGCTGGAGGAACGATCAACGATCTGGATGTAGTGAATTTAGCGGGAACGCATTCCTGGATCAATGACCTCACTGTAACGTTGACAAGTCCGGCAGGAACGGTGGTTACTCTATGGGATCAAATCTGCGATGATGAAGATAACTTCAATGTAAACTTCGACGATGAAGCTGCTCCGGGAGCACTGCCTTGTCCTCCTGTTGGTGGCGGAACTTACCAGGCGCAGGATTTACTAAGTGCTTTTGATGGTGAAAATATGAGTGGAGTATGGACCTTAACGATTTCGGATGCTGTTAACCAGGATGGAGGATCTTTGAGTTCATGGGGACTTCAGATTTGTTACACTCCGGCAGCACCTTGTACTCCACCAACTGCAGCAACTATCGGTGGGTCAACTACAATTTGCCCGGGAGGATCAACTACTTTGTCTGTAACTGCAGGAACATTGAATGATGCAACGAACTGGCAATGGTATTCCGGATCTTGTGGCGGAACGGCTGTAGGTTCAGGAACATCCATCAACGTTTCCACAGCGGGAACTTACTTTGTAAGAGGTGAAGGAGGTTGTGTAACCGGGGGAACTTGTACTTCTGTAGCGGTTACCCAAACAACATTGAACCTGAATACAACAGTTGCCGGAACAACGATCTCTTCTGCGCAGGGAACTGCAACTTACCAGTGGATCAACTGTACGACAAATACACCGATCTCAGGAGCGAATGGTCAGTCATACATTGCAACTGCAAACGGATCCTATGCGGTAATTGTTACCAGAAATGGTTGTACGGATACCAGTGCGTGTGTGAACATCACGAATCTGGGAATCGACGATCTGAATTTTGAAGATGTTTCGGTTTACCCGAACCCTACGAATGGAAAAATCACGGTTTCATTTAACAAAGAAGTGAACCTGAAATCATTTGTGATCCGCGATGTGACCGGAAGATTGATCCGCGAAGAGAAACCGCAGACAACGAGCGGAATTACCTTCGATATTTCTACGGAAGCTCAGGGAGTTTACTTCCTGAATATTGAAGTAGGTGGGTCAATTCAGTCCTTCAAATTGATTAAGAACTAA
- a CDS encoding GH92 family glycosyl hydrolase codes for MRFSLLTVGILLFAGSVSAQSKLKYVNPLIGTSKMGHTFPGATVPFGSVQLSPDTDTLSYSVDGKYNPDVYKYCAGYQYEDPTIVGFSHTHFSGTGHSDLGDILIMPTSGKLQLNPGTASNPKSGFRSAYSHENEKASPNYYSVLLNDHKIKAELTTTTRVGIHKYSFSNTDSAHIILDLVSGIYNYNGKNVNTYVRVIDAYHLIGFRQTSGWARNRTVYFAIEFSKPIKSYGYDDFQSKKVYQGFWRKFNLKDNFPEMSAAQLRAFFDFDLDASKELLMKVALSSVSMEGAVENMEREAPDWNFDGYVKAGETSWEQELNKFDVQMVDEADLTNFYTAVYHTCLGPTVYQDYNGQYRGLDFANWYNKDRQAVNYTTFSLWDTYRALHPLFNLVQRKRNANMVNSMIAHQKQSAEKMLPVWSHYANENWCMIGYHSVSVISDAYNKGLQGIDYDQALDACVQTARTRYFEGIDSYIDLGYVAEDKSGSSVSKTLEYAYDDWCIAQLALGLKRMDIYEEFSKRSSNYKHVFDASSGFMRAKLSSGKFIEKFDALETHQAGYIEGNAWNYSLYVPHQVDSMIALMGGKKQFASHLDSLFTMQLADRYFEHTEDITREGIMGSYVHGNEPSHHVIYLFNWVGRPDLTQKYIRQVLRTKYVAKIDGLSGNDDCGQMSAWYIFSSLGFYPVCPGSDEYILGSPLVKSAKINLENGSVIDITAKNQSEKNTYVKSVYWNGVKLKDFKLSYQHIKNGGKLVFEMTNKPAKTF; via the coding sequence ATGCGTTTCTCTCTTCTAACTGTTGGAATCCTTCTTTTTGCAGGTTCTGTTTCAGCTCAAAGCAAATTGAAATACGTTAACCCGTTGATCGGAACTTCCAAAATGGGACATACTTTTCCCGGTGCAACAGTTCCTTTCGGATCGGTGCAGTTGAGCCCGGATACGGATACACTTTCTTACTCCGTTGACGGGAAATACAATCCGGATGTCTATAAATACTGCGCCGGTTATCAGTACGAAGATCCTACGATTGTTGGATTCAGTCACACGCACTTCAGCGGCACGGGCCATTCGGACCTGGGCGATATCCTGATAATGCCCACGAGTGGGAAATTACAGTTGAATCCCGGAACAGCTTCCAATCCGAAGAGTGGTTTTCGGTCTGCTTACAGTCATGAAAATGAAAAAGCAAGTCCGAACTATTATTCCGTGTTGTTGAATGATCACAAAATCAAAGCGGAATTGACGACGACCACCCGCGTGGGGATTCATAAATACTCGTTTTCAAATACAGATTCGGCACACATTATCCTCGACCTTGTTTCAGGCATTTACAACTATAACGGGAAGAACGTAAATACTTACGTTCGTGTGATAGATGCTTACCATTTGATCGGTTTCCGCCAAACTTCCGGTTGGGCACGTAACCGGACAGTCTATTTTGCGATCGAATTTTCCAAACCGATCAAATCCTACGGTTACGATGATTTCCAGTCGAAAAAAGTGTACCAGGGATTCTGGCGCAAGTTCAACCTGAAAGATAATTTCCCGGAAATGTCGGCCGCGCAATTGAGAGCCTTTTTTGACTTTGACCTGGATGCTTCGAAAGAGCTTCTGATGAAAGTTGCTTTGTCTTCCGTAAGTATGGAAGGTGCCGTTGAAAATATGGAGCGCGAAGCCCCGGACTGGAATTTTGACGGATATGTGAAAGCCGGAGAAACTTCCTGGGAACAGGAATTGAATAAGTTTGACGTTCAAATGGTTGATGAAGCCGATTTGACGAATTTCTATACGGCGGTCTACCATACGTGTTTGGGTCCTACGGTTTACCAGGATTACAACGGGCAGTACCGCGGTTTGGATTTTGCGAATTGGTACAATAAGGACCGGCAAGCGGTCAATTACACCACCTTCTCGCTTTGGGATACTTACAGGGCGCTACATCCTTTGTTCAACCTGGTGCAGCGCAAGCGAAATGCCAACATGGTTAATTCCATGATCGCTCATCAAAAACAAAGTGCCGAAAAGATGCTGCCGGTCTGGTCGCATTATGCCAATGAAAACTGGTGCATGATCGGTTATCATTCCGTTTCTGTTATTTCGGATGCATACAACAAAGGATTGCAGGGAATTGATTACGACCAGGCCCTGGATGCGTGTGTTCAAACTGCGCGCACCCGTTATTTTGAGGGAATTGATTCGTATATCGATCTGGGATATGTAGCGGAAGATAAAAGTGGAAGTTCGGTTTCCAAAACCCTCGAATATGCGTATGACGACTGGTGCATTGCACAATTGGCGCTCGGCCTGAAACGCATGGATATTTACGAAGAGTTCTCAAAAAGAAGTAGCAATTATAAGCATGTTTTCGATGCGTCTTCCGGGTTTATGCGTGCAAAATTGAGCTCTGGTAAATTCATTGAGAAATTCGATGCGCTGGAAACACACCAGGCAGGTTATATCGAAGGAAATGCCTGGAATTACAGTTTGTATGTTCCACACCAGGTTGACTCGATGATTGCTCTGATGGGTGGCAAAAAACAGTTTGCTTCGCACCTCGATTCCTTGTTTACCATGCAATTGGCGGATAGGTACTTCGAACACACGGAAGACATTACGCGGGAAGGAATTATGGGTTCTTACGTTCATGGAAACGAACCTTCCCACCACGTCATTTACCTGTTTAACTGGGTAGGAAGACCGGATTTGACCCAGAAATACATCCGCCAGGTATTGAGAACGAAGTACGTTGCCAAAATTGACGGTCTGAGCGGAAACGACGATTGCGGTCAGATGAGTGCGTGGTACATTTTCAGTTCACTCGGATTTTATCCCGTTTGCCCGGGTTCGGATGAATACATCCTGGGAAGTCCGCTGGTAAAGAGTGCAAAGATCAACCTGGAGAACGGTTCGGTAATTGACATCACGGCTAAGAACCAAAGTGAAAAGAATACTTATGTGAAGTCTGTTTACTGGAACGGAGTTAAACTAAAAGACTTTAAGCTGAGTTACCAGCACATTAAAAACGGTGGTAAACTGGTGTTTGAAATGACCAATAAGCCGGCAAAGACATTTTGA
- a CDS encoding copper homeostasis protein CutC — MKIEICTGTLEAARIVSKQPIDRIETCIALEQGGLTPSKAMVSWIHNTFHLEQHALIRVRAGGFVYNYDEIVVMRDQILELKDSGITGLVVGALTKDFKLNLEALETWKRTAPNVDFTFHRAFDHVADWKTAMDQLIKLGFKHILTSGSDLSVAHGMHRLKELVSYANGRIEIMAGGGVSEELIPELKATGVDAIHFSGTSKVTVESGTAFEETLLLPDENKLTAILAAIQG; from the coding sequence ATGAAAATAGAAATTTGTACAGGAACCCTGGAAGCTGCACGTATTGTCAGCAAACAACCGATAGACCGCATTGAAACCTGCATTGCACTGGAGCAAGGCGGACTCACGCCGTCGAAAGCCATGGTTTCCTGGATCCACAATACCTTTCACCTGGAACAGCATGCATTGATCCGCGTTCGCGCGGGCGGTTTCGTTTACAACTACGATGAGATCGTGGTGATGCGTGACCAGATCCTGGAACTGAAAGATTCAGGAATTACCGGTTTGGTTGTCGGAGCTTTAACGAAAGATTTCAAATTGAACCTGGAAGCACTTGAAACCTGGAAACGCACCGCTCCAAATGTCGATTTCACCTTTCACCGGGCCTTCGATCATGTAGCTGATTGGAAAACGGCAATGGACCAACTCATTAAACTGGGTTTTAAGCACATTTTAACCAGCGGTTCCGATCTGAGTGTCGCACATGGCATGCATCGCCTCAAAGAGCTTGTTTCGTATGCAAACGGACGCATTGAGATCATGGCCGGCGGCGGCGTGAGTGAAGAATTGATCCCCGAACTCAAAGCAACCGGAGTGGATGCCATTCATTTTTCCGGAACATCCAAAGTTACGGTCGAATCGGGAACGGCTTTCGAAGAAACATTGCTGCTTCCGGATGAGAACAAACTCACGGCTATTCTTGCCGCGATACAGGGCTAA